Part of the Sorghum bicolor cultivar BTx623 chromosome 1, Sorghum_bicolor_NCBIv3, whole genome shotgun sequence genome, TTATCTAGTGGAGTTGAAATTGCAGTGGCTTCAAGCTTGGTAACATCTGCAAAGGATTGGTCGAAAGAAAATGAATCACAGTACAGGAAAAAGGTATTGTACAGTTACCTTCAGTCTCCTTAGATACAACTTGTGTAATTCTAATTGTTGAAAATAATAATGGTTTCAGATCACGAGCTTGTCCAAAGTAAGTCACAAAAATTTTATGAACTTGCTTGGCTACTGTGAGGAAGAGCATCCCTTTACCAGGGTGATGGTATTTGAATATGCTCCAAATGGGACACTTTTTGAGCATCTCCATGGTAAGCGCATTGCTTTCATGAGTTTCTCAGTTTCATCTGTCACAGAACTATTCTCTTCACTGTTTACAATTTCTCACTATGACTTCTGTATTGTTGTTTAAAGTTTGACAATGCCTTCCTGATTTCACCGCAGTCAGGGAAGCAGAGAAGCTTGACTGGATGGCACGGCTCAGGATATCCATGGGCATTGCTTACTGTCTTGAGCACATGCATCAGCTGAAAACACCACTTGTGCTGAGGAACTTTGACTCAACTACAGTATACCTTACTGATGACTTCGCTGCAAAAGTCTCAGATCTTGAATTTTGGAATGATGCAAAGGGATATAATTCAACCAACAATGAACTGGCTTTCTCCCTGGACCTGGAGAACATTGTGCACAAGTACGGCATGGTGTTGCTGGAGATATTGACAGGAAAAGTTCCTTGTTCTGAGGATGATGGGCCACTGGAAAACTGGGCGTCTCGCTATTTTGAAGGTGAGATGCGTCTTGAGGAGTTGATTGACTCTAGCATCGGTTTCTTCCCCGAAGACACTGCACGTGCCCTTTGTGAGGTTGTAAGATCCTGCATTGATCGGGATCCAAAGAAGAGACCGCAGATGCAAGAGGTTGCAGCTCGGATGAGAGAGATCACCGCGTTGGGGCCTGATGGGGCGACTCCGAAGGTGTCACCGCTCTGGTGGGCTGAGCTTGAGATCATGTCTTCTGAGAGCTGAGTTTGGACGCATGCCAGATGATATTGTTTCTCCTAGTGTGACTGAGAATTCTTTGAGCTATTGGTTGCTGCTAATCTTGTTTGTGGAATTGGTGATTAGGTAGAAGAAGTTGAGAATTTGTTATGTGTGCAAAATTGCATATAGGGAGTGGTATTGTACTTGTACATGTCAGGAAGGTTAACATTACAACATACTGATATGCAGGCATTCTAGCCGAGTGAGCAATAGAAAGCATGTGTGGCTTGTTTTTGCTGCAATAGCTCTTTTGTCAAGCAATTGGTACTGGTATCGCCTTAATCTATTGAGGTTGAAATAGCAAATCCTTATGGCTCAATCTTTCAAAAATTATGGCAAATGTTAGTCCAAAAATGAAAAGTAAACAGCAATGTTTACTGATGTTGAATGGCAAATCCTTATTgtccaatcttcaaaaaattatgGCAAATGTTAGCCCAAAAACGAAAATAATGTTTTTCACTTTGATTTGTGGGGCCCAAATAATGTTTTTCACTTTGATTTGTGGGGCCCTCTCACACAGAGAAGGGATCCCTCCAAAAATTGGTGTATGCTGCTTTGTGTGGCGAGCACACGGTATTCTTTAGTAAAAGGCGAAAGAATAGTTCGCTTTGTGCTCACCACGCAGCTGCATGCCTTGCAAACGCTGGCTCGGGTGCTATTTCAAAGAGCCTCAGGTGGGGATGACTGCTGGCTCAGCAGTACGGGACTAAACTCATGGTAGCACATCGCGTTTCCTGTGGGCCAGATTATAGA contains:
- the LOC110432484 gene encoding probable inactive receptor-like protein kinase At3g56050 isoform X2 — its product is MEPRRRRPPRLPLHVLFLVAAAWPLGSSGTGSFGVGAESNGASSSFRNSRRLQQIGDRNEDGLFHLPHPRTLTHKSRSHRRVPAPAPAPASAPAPSPSMSSPEGSPSPSPHGSQSMPRQSTSHRHPSVAPPHLVRPEPRQDENDPIVDTPPHSRHKNSWTTYGLVAAGIAVFLLVSAASILCFRAKKMGTVRPWATGLSGQLQKAFVTGVPSLKRSELETACEDFSNIIGSTSTCMLYKGTLSSGVEIAVASSLVTSAKDWSKENESQYRKKITSLSKVSHKNFMNLLGYCEEEHPFTRVMVFEYAPNGTLFEHLHVREAEKLDWMARLRISMGIAYCLEHMHQLKTPLVLRNFDSTTVYLTDDFAAKVSDLEFWNDAKGYNSTNNELAFSLDLENIVHKYGMVLLEILTGKVPCSEDDGPLENWASRYFEGEMRLEELIDSSIGFFPEDTARALCEVVRSCIDRDPKKRPQMQEVAARMREITALGPDGATPKVSPLWWAELEIMSSES
- the LOC110432484 gene encoding probable inactive receptor-like protein kinase At3g56050 isoform X1 codes for the protein MEPRRRRPPRLPLHVLFLVAAAWPLGSSAGTGSFGVGAESNGASSSFRNSRRLQQIGDRNEDGLFHLPHPRTLTHKSRSHRRVPAPAPAPASAPAPSPSMSSPEGSPSPSPHGSQSMPRQSTSHRHPSVAPPHLVRPEPRQDENDPIVDTPPHSRHKNSWTTYGLVAAGIAVFLLVSAASILCFRAKKMGTVRPWATGLSGQLQKAFVTGVPSLKRSELETACEDFSNIIGSTSTCMLYKGTLSSGVEIAVASSLVTSAKDWSKENESQYRKKITSLSKVSHKNFMNLLGYCEEEHPFTRVMVFEYAPNGTLFEHLHVREAEKLDWMARLRISMGIAYCLEHMHQLKTPLVLRNFDSTTVYLTDDFAAKVSDLEFWNDAKGYNSTNNELAFSLDLENIVHKYGMVLLEILTGKVPCSEDDGPLENWASRYFEGEMRLEELIDSSIGFFPEDTARALCEVVRSCIDRDPKKRPQMQEVAARMREITALGPDGATPKVSPLWWAELEIMSSES
- the LOC110432484 gene encoding protein MALE DISCOVERER 2-like isoform X3, whose amino-acid sequence is MSSPEGSPSPSPHGSQSMPRQSTSHRHPSVAPPHLVRPEPRQDENDPIVDTPPHSRHKNSWTTYGLVAAGIAVFLLVSAASILCFRAKKMGTVRPWATGLSGQLQKAFVTGVPSLKRSELETACEDFSNIIGSTSTCMLYKGTLSSGVEIAVASSLVTSAKDWSKENESQYRKKITSLSKVSHKNFMNLLGYCEEEHPFTRVMVFEYAPNGTLFEHLHVREAEKLDWMARLRISMGIAYCLEHMHQLKTPLVLRNFDSTTVYLTDDFAAKVSDLEFWNDAKGYNSTNNELAFSLDLENIVHKYGMVLLEILTGKVPCSEDDGPLENWASRYFEGEMRLEELIDSSIGFFPEDTARALCEVVRSCIDRDPKKRPQMQEVAARMREITALGPDGATPKVSPLWWAELEIMSSES